TTTGGGAAGAGGCAGTGGGATGTGGACTTGAAAGCAACTTCGGTTGGATTTGCTGCGGTGGAGAGAACCGGACAACattgttttcacaaaaaaactattcaacGTGTGCAGGTTCTCCAAATAAAAGGCCTACCTGATGAACTGGCGGGGAGCGTCACGCAGGGAAGAAAGGACGTAAAAATTCAGCCTCCCCATGTTGTTTCAGGTCGCCTCAGAGTACAAGCAGTAGCAGCTAGCAAAACTTTGGTGCAATCTGGACCTCCGGTAATCacttctgattggctgattcgAGCTCGAGGCCGTTTTGAAAACGCACAGCTGAGACCGCAGCACAATTAATGTATTAATTAGACTCCCAGGAACCAACACTGTGCCTTGGTTAAACAAGGCTAAACCaggtttttttcctttatttattttttttacttttaatctaTTTTGTCTGATTAATGGCTTGCGTAAACTACGTGGAATTACTGAAAGCGGTCAGTTTCCTTTTTACCAGTAGATTTCTCACAGCCTTTCATTTCTCTGAGGAAAAATCACAGATCGCAGCtatatttggtaaaaaaaaaaaatgcttgtaATGTTCAGTTTAAGGTTGGCTGTATCAATGGTAATTTTTGAGGCTGTGGTTaagttaatttgttttattaacgGATTGgtaaatgtatcaaataaaaaagatttttgaaaCAAATGATTAGTGATTGAAGAAACAGTTTAAAGGTCCAATTgtaatacatttactgtaatacataTGTTAATTATTTAACTATATTCAGTAATACTTTTTACTTGTCTGATAACCTTTTACATTTTGTGAGGCTACTACGGTACAGCATGTAATTCAGGTGGACAAGACACAGAAAACACCATAATATAATGCAGGTCAAAACAACACCTCAAATGGCAGTCTCAAATATGCCTTCAGAGTATAAAAATCAcataaaaattaataaaaacatatactagtatatagtatatactaCTACGATTTTGCTGCAGCAGAGGTGTAGATAATATATTCATAACTGCATACATATGGTAACATATctgcaaaaaacaaatcaagatTTATCAGTACATTTAATAAGTTACAGCATATCTCCTGTACACACCTTTTAAAATCATCAGTCATCAATGTCTAACTTAATGAATGTAGTACTTGGAGTTATACTTGGAGTGGCATCCTAAAAGAACAATTTAAGAATATGTTTATCCTTTACTGCTTTTTATAAATCAGTAAAATGTGAGGGACACTAGATGTAACTGGAGTCTGCCTGGCCTTTAGGGAGAGCTGAAAAAAGAACCTGGTTTCATCAGCCCCTCTGTAACAATTACATCAATCCCCTAATGCCACAATTTAATGGAAACACAGGGGACCATCCTGAAGGGCTTTCTGATCCTGGAACATCAATGCAATGGTTATGAAAGGCTGGCATCTCAGGACAGATATATTTGGGGAACTACACACGCCAGCTGCCTTAATGACATCTCTAAAGTGTCGTGTTGCAACGTGTTTACAACTATCTCTACTAATCACAGTGTTCATAGGATTGATCCAATTCCCTAAATGAATCACAAAGAAAATTACACAATCTTCTCTTTATTGTGGAATATAAATTTCAGAAACAAATGTCATCATGACTTACAGTAAAGGTACAATACAGCAAACATGGGAAGCTTTAAACTGGTTGCTTTAAATTGTATTCGGCGTTAGCCGCCAAATCTGTGACATCTTTGGGAACATGCGCACAAGTGAGTGTGGTAGAAGCATTAATTTTAGAAACCGGATGGAACAaggcaacataatcaaagccaaAGTATGGCTAGCAGGCCAGGGAtattcaaaaacaaacacactaacCTTTACTTACATAGACCTGTGCACAAAATACACTTAGATGAAAAATTACTACTGCATCCTACATCCAAAACAGCaaataaaggggggggggggggtccgaggcaaatgtaaatatttaatCTATATTACGTAATAGGAGCTTTATGTGATAAGGGATGGCTTTATTTGTGTCATAAAAGCACACTCTGGAAAACTGTTACCACTTGCTTCAGTACAGTACAGAATTTGGAATACATATATTCTCCATTATCACGCGATTAAATTGAACACAGATAAAGAATAAGTTACGATACAAAGCAAAAGGATAAATACacgtaacaacaacaaaaaagcaacaTAATCATAGGTGTATGtacgcgcatacacacacacaacaaaaaataaactatttctTTAGAGCACTGCTGATTAAGCACCTGGCCTGGTGAAATATATTCTGTGCAGGTGTTCCCTGATCACTGCTACCATAGAAATGTTGAAGACAATATGTTTTATGACTGGCACTTGACCAAAAAGCACAGTACATACACAGGAACATGGCACATATGCAAGGCTTCTTCAGATAACTATCGGCAAGACTTTGGAGCAAATGTTGCATTCAAAACTATCCGATTGTAAATCCAACATGCGGCAAAACAAGCTGATagtgacaaaaaatatatatatatgccttttatttaaccttttatATTATAACCATCTTTTTTCAAGTATAGAATCAAAAATAGTTTGTGGTTCTTAAGAGTAATATTCTTCTGTAAATTAAACATTCATAAATTGGCATCTCAGGCACTGTAATAAACTCTGTAGTAAAGAGTTTTATTTCGCCATAGTGAGTAGGAGTTATCAAACTTCAGGAGGTAAGTGCCTTCACCTGGAAAATCGTGGCTCCCCCCCTGGACGCATATGTGACTGTCCTGGCGGTATACGGGTAAGATTTCAGCCAAGTTGGAGTTGGTTTGAGTTTTGGAGCCCTTCTCAACATCTCCGTTACCGACGGGCCCTGCAACAGGAATTACATAAACCACAAAGTCAACACACTAAAAATATAACTATAAAATTTAGGCTGCTTTACATTCGGAATCGCAAACACAAACTGACCTTCCGGCTCCTCCTCTTCGTCTTCGTCATCACTTGATTCACTGATGTGCACAGTGATAGACCGGCTTGTGACAGGAGTCCAGTCAAAATATATGCCAAAGCCAATGTCATAACCGTCTGTAGCAAACTCCCAGCACACTTTTTTGGCCTCAGGGACAGTGGGCACGTGAACTGTCATGATGTCGCCTCGGTACACTGTCACCACGCTGTCGTCCTCTGTTCGAAGCTTTGCCTTCAGCTCCTTCAGTGCAGCAGATGTCCACGTTGTTGGGGGTTTCGGGGGTGGCATCTGGGCTGCCATCATGAGGAATAAATGGCAATGTGTTCACAAAGAGCATAACAGCAACTCTGATAATTATTTATCTAGCTTAGCTAAACCTTATTAAATTGTAGATTGATTTTATAGTTGTGTTACATTGTGAACAGCTTTGTAAAAGATGTATGAAATCTCTGAATCCAAATCATAGATTAAACAAAGCAGCAGTAATGATGGCATACTCTGCAGGTCCTCACCTTTCATCTCAGTGGAGAGCTGACAGCTCCCAGCACTGTTGTTCTCCTCGCCTCCTTCCCCCAGGGCCAGCTCTGCTGGGGCCTCTTCATTACCCTCaaaatgcatacacacaagATGGATATTATAGCAGAGATGTTATATTGCAATTCCCTGATTATTGCAACTCATTGACAGCTCTTCCGACAtagttaaatattaaatacCTCAGAATGTTGCCCTGAATCTTCCTGGGTTTCATCCATATCAGCTTGATTTTTGGATTGGGTACAGCTCTGTGAAATGTCTGTATTCTGAAGCCTGAAGAGCAGATCGTATAGCAGCAGAAAAGACAGGACAATATTTCAACAGTGAAGACATTAGGATGCAAGTATAACTAGCAACACGTTTCCTTACAGCAGCTTTATAAGCAGCACTTTCTGTAGCAACAGCCTACCTGTCCAGCGGTCTTTTGTCGCACTGTTTGGATGTTATTCCAGGAAAAGACGAGAAGGAGAGGGATGACAGCCGCGACTGGAGCTCTGATGTGGCTTCTAATCTCTCCATGGCTGTAAAGACAAGAAAAACACCTCAGTCTGCGTGGCTGAAAAAGATGAAACCCCGCCCCTTCCAAgcacagggagggagggataaCACTGAAACTAGCTTCCTATTAACGCAGGCTGAATAAACTAACTAAACAAACTACTGTTTGACATTAATGGACCATATTGAACACAGTACAAACTGGCGAATTAATAGCTTAAACGAAGCGAAATGTGTAACGTAATGTATATGTTAGACTTCCCTACCAAACATCATTTTCATAAACTGACATTAGCTGGGAGGCTAGCTGGGTTAGCTCACATCGGCTTACGTTACCTAGCAAGCAGAGAAAGTGCAGCCGAAGAAGCTGCAGGCACACTGGGTACAAACCATGGTAGAAACTTACCAACCTCGATGTTACGCTATGACAACTCGTACGATTTAACTTTGGACGAACTCAGGCCATGGGGGAATTCGCCTCCATATCACTGCAATCATGTGACGAACCTCTGCTCTGTTGATGGatgtgaatttatttatttttttgacacttCCGCGTTTATCACGAGCGTTGACGAAAATCTGCGAATCTTAAGCATCGAGATCCTGTTCAAGAAGTTACCGACTATTTCTGctttttgtgcattttaaaatgtattgtttttcacatttatcatacatgaaatacaaaaatattaacacaatatcTGCAAGTATCACAAGACACAATGTTGAGGCCCATTTATTGAAATGtaatattgtatatataatTTCAGAACAAAATGTGCAACATAAGGAACACAATTTACGTATGTAGTGGACACCCTTAGATAATATACAGTTAACTGTCTAGTTTAGCTGGTGTCTCTAGCAGTGATTTGTATGCTGCAGAGATGCACTGTTGCATATatttgctgcttgatagaaaGCACAGCAGTGGTGTATCCTTAACTTGGGCATCAGCGAGAGAAATCCAGGGAAAAGGTCtttgtggagagaaaaaaaaaaaaagagttgaatCAGGACTAGTTTAACATGacagaaatacagtatatctattGTCGGGCTATTGTGTTGCACTCACTCCTCTGTAAGAAGGGAAGATGCATATGATGCACTGATGAAACTTTGTGCGATAAATTCCACAGCGTGTGGCCATTTCTCTTTAAAGATGCTGTTGATAAGAGAGAGAGCATCACTGGATCCCAGACTGGTAGAGGTGCAGATATTTAGCAGGCTGTACAACACTGCACACACCCAGTTCAGACCCAGATAAATACCACCTAAATATGGGAATCACAAGTCAGCTTAAACAGTTATACAGAAATACAACTTAATTAACATAATGTCAAATCAAGCAATCACAGCACCAAATTTTAAATGCTGTCCCTTACATCTTACATAACATGACAGGTTTAAATGCAAGCTCTGAGAAAGAAGTTGAAGTCTGCAATAATGAAACATGACATACTGCTCATTGTAAGAGGACACGATGCCTCTATCAGCAAAGGATATGTCAAAGCCCTGGTCAGATAAGTGCAGGACAGCCACACATCTGCAGTGTCACAAACAACAAAGTCATACTGTGGTTTGAGAATGAAGTCGTGTCCAAGAAGCTGTGCCAATctgaaataaaagataaaaagagaGGGATTCAGTGACTAAAAATTCAACAATGCTGTATATGTATGAGCGGGGGAGTACCTGGTGACAGGCACACCAGAGGTGAAGCTGTACACAAGGCAGCGCCTTGACAGGTGAGAGTGGAGATCAGCACAGACTTTGGGAAGGTGAGAGggcagacagcagaggaacaGAATGTCTGCCCATGCTGCCAGTCTGTGATTGTCAAAGAAACACTCAACTCCTGTCTGGATAAATTCCACTGAAATATGGACAAGGCAAACACAGGGACAAGATCTTAAATATACAAGTGTGACTTTTCAGGATACAAGGAAGTAAGGTCAAGGTGCAACTTAGATAAATATACTCATGTTTAATCATTAACTTATCAATAttaaaactactactactactctgaGCATATTAATGTTTTAAGAAAATGGCAAACAGTTATCTCTTGCATCATCAGCTGCTCCTTTTTGTGACATTAGAATTTAAGAGTATTGGCATCTGAAAACACAGGCCCTTttgatagatactttattgatccccaaggggaaattggGGAAGAAGAGAAAATATAATGCAGTTCCAGTATCATGTAttagtccacacacacacacacacacacacacacacacacacacacacacacagtcttgttttgtcagtatACCTGCAGATTCTGGTCTTCTACTGGAGATCTTAATGTGTGATGGTTTGATGCCAGATTTTtcaaggaggaagaggagcagctgTTTACCCATATGACCCATCCCGAGTATCCCAATGCAGAGGTCACTGTCTTCTCCTGATGCCAACGAGTCTCTGTTTGCAGTGTGACTTTTGATGATACATCTGTAAATGTTAACGTGTATCAGAATGCGTCAGAATGACAGTAACATAAAGTATGGTAAACGTTATTGTAAAGTACTTTTTGGCTGTCATATGCTGTTTAAATAAACCTAAAACAAACCTAACGTTACAGATAAATTACCTTAGTGAGTGGACCAGTTCACACAGGAAAGCTGCGTGCGCGCACCCGCAAAACGTCAGTCCAGCCGAGCGTGCACGAAGGTAAAGTAACTCTTTCTCATCTTCAGTCAGTCCAGTCTCAAAAGAAAAACTGCTCAAATCAGCAGATACGTCCACCATCGCCTAAAAATTCCGACAGGGGTCAAATTAGCAGAAAGTGGACAATCTTTACAACACAAATTTGCCTCGTTGTCCTGTTTCCATGGCAAAAGGACAACTTCCGATTTAACGGCCtacatatttcaaaataaaattctTCGCGACAAACGATgcgaatcaaaataaaaacgtatataacaaatatattttcatcgAAACAAtacctgaaaaagaaaatcaatggcaacaatgtttttttgcgtGACAAAATCTGCCATATCAGACCTAAGGCTGAAATGCCAAAgtccattacattcaaatgTAAAAATCATACCAACCCAACCACACTATACTATGGCGCAACCGTTTTTATTTCCCTTTCATGCTTTTAATACAAATTCAACTGTACACTTATGTACAAGAAATATTATCCTGTCCACATCATATAAACAAGAAATGGGCAAGTCTGCAACACAGCATATCACGCCAAATATCAATTGTCAAACATACacttaaaaaaatcaattatgCAGGATAATAAGACTTTGCATCAAGTTTGTGCCAACTACTTGAAAATGTGAGCGGCAGACCGACAATTAAACGTTTGAAACTGTTCTTAAATTTTAAAAGCAGCTTTTCAGAACAGCAGCTTTTGTGAAAATTACACAACATTGATCAGAGCTCAAAATAAAATTGTGAAACTAAACTCGGGTAGTCTTCCCATTTGTTATTCATTTGAGCAGTCACTTAAAGTGCTGATAACAGAACTTTACACAGCTGTAACACATTCAGTTTCTACACTTCTCAGTTCTCTTATATTTGCATGAAATGTTACACATTAGgaatatttacagtaaataacaaAGCCCACTTACAGTACGTTATATAAATTAAGGGTCACTACACCTATAATATTGGTGTTGACACTAAGTAGGATAAGAATGCAACCACACAACTTGTAAACAGAACTGCTTGAGAATGATGCAAATGCTGCGCCTCATGAGACAACAGCCTATTTCTTCATTGTAatgattttatatttataatgcCGTTGTCTATCTTACAACAGAACATAATCCACATAAAGACAATATGTGGCTCAAAAATTCATCACTCTTCATATATCCCTTTGATTAAACAAACAGTTAAACAATGCTGATAACCATAAAGGCACTGTGAGGGAACTGGTAAGCTGACAAGCTAAATCACAGTAGCTCAAATTGCCACAAGATGAACAGTATTTTATTTACACCAGGGCTGTATCTGCACATCTGATGttcctcataaaaaaaaaaacatctttttttttagctgttgaTTCTGCAGTCATGGTTTTAGGTACCGTATGGCAATAAGAATTACTCCTCGCCCTGCCTCCATTTCTGAGACTCCTCCTGGCGTGCATCAGGGTGAATCTGATTCCTCATCCCACCCAAGACATTGGAGGTGGCTTCAGTGGCCATAATGAGTGGCTTGACCACTGCTGGTGGCAGCTGGCGGAGAACTCCACCCACTGCCCCCGTCATCCCACGCTGCTCATGCTCCCGGGTGGCTGTGTCATAGATGGTCAGGGCTGTGTCTGTAATACCCTGTGGATGGAAACACCACAAAATCCTCATTCAAAAAAGGAGTTTCTTTCCATTAATGCCACTGAAGTGAAAACATTGGTCATTTTAGCTTTAGGGTTGTTTACCTCTTTTACAACAGTATAGGCTTTGGCTACACCTTCTCTCAGGTCAACGGGCTGATGAGCCAGTCCGTAATGGGAGAACCGTTTTATTCTCTTCGTGTCTCTCTCATCAGGCACTGGAGACACCATGTCATAGGCCGTCTCAGCTGCTGCCTAAAAATGACACACAACAATAGATTTATCTGATGCCTCATGAAGGCATTAGTAGtaaatacagacttttgtagCAACAATGGAAAGATGAGTTTACCTGGATGGTCCGCACCATCCTGTTGGTGAGCTCCAGAGCAGCCATAGCAGTAGAAGTTCCAAAGGAGGCAGTGCCGCGCTGAAACCCACGGACTATACGACCATCTTTCCTGTACTGCTCAATCGGGAGCCAGACCAAGTCCCTGAATCCCTGAACTGAGCAGAACATTCATGTTATGTCTTGTTATGGCTTATATTGGGTAACGAAGAGAAGAAATAattgaagagaaagaaaaatgtatatgtCGAAGTTAAGCAGTAGACGCTCTAGCTCATTATATcacttgttttaatttgtgtttttttatcatttatgtTAACCATTAAAgcacattttgaaatgtaatacCTAAAGGCCTGTGACTGAGTTCAGAACATTTATTGTACTCACCTAGTTGTACCAGAGAGTGAATAGGTCCCACACCACCCAGTAGTCCTGGAAGCTGGTTCTTTTTTATGTCATTTAGCCACTCATTTATTGCATAGGAGAACAATTTATCCACACCTAATAATCTGAAATACAGACAAGTATTAGTTTCCTGGGAAAGATTATTGGTGCTCTGCAAGTATCAAAAACTTTATAGAGATACATCATGTATTATGGTGTGCAAAAGAAATTTGCTCTATTACTTCTGAATCCAAGATATTAAATAATAAGTTACTGAGATAAACTTACCCTTGTCTATAGCACAAGCGCCTCAGTTTCAACTCTGAACAATTAAGCTGTGTCAACCCAATAATGATCCCTGCAAATGTTCCCTGAAACAGAGCAGTCATAAGTCATTCACAACGCACAATTGAAATCATTTGGATACAATACATACATTGCCCTCCTAGACCATGTACCTGCTCCATTGCAACATGTTTCCCATGGTAATCCAAGCGAATGGGAACCTCAGAAGTAAATCTAAACTCCCTGTTAGGAAAAGAAAACGTTACCAAACACAAACAAGCAGTTATTATTTCTTCAAAAGGGGATTCATTGTTTAGTTATCTAACGCTGACCTAAAGAAGATCGGttggtctgtgaaggaaggagCAGAGGCTTCATTATCATTCACTTCCTCCCTGCCAGATGTGGAGAAACCATTGTGGCTCAAACGTCTCTGAGCAGGCACTGAGATGATTGGGGCCGGGTCCTGGCTGCTGCCAGCGTGCTtggagaagctgcaggagatCTCTGGGGCAACCGCTTTTTTTGTGGAAACACATATagctgcaaaaacaaaatatcatATTAGGAGCCAGTATTTGAAGGTGAGGGTTATGTTAAATGATTATTGCGATTATACATGCaacagttacc
This region of Sander vitreus isolate 19-12246 chromosome 20, sanVit1, whole genome shotgun sequence genomic DNA includes:
- the noxred1 gene encoding NADP-dependent oxidoreductase domain-containing protein 1, translated to MVDVSADLSSFSFETGLTEDEKELLYLRARSAGLTFCGCAHAAFLCELVHSLRCIIKSHTANRDSLASGEDSDLCIGILGMGHMGKQLLLFLLEKSGIKPSHIKISSRRPESAVEFIQTGVECFFDNHRLAAWADILFLCCLPSHLPKVCADLHSHLSRRCLVYSFTSGVPVTRLAQLLGHDFILKPQYDFVVCDTADVWLSCTYLTRALTYPLLIEASCPLTMSSGIYLGLNWVCAVLYSLLNICTSTSLGSSDALSLINSIFKEKWPHAVEFIAQSFISASYASSLLTEEPFPWISLADAQVKDTPLLCFLSSSKYMQQCISAAYKSLLETPAKLDS
- the tmed8 gene encoding protein TMED8 — protein: MERLEATSELQSRLSSLSFSSFPGITSKQCDKRPLDRLQNTDISQSCTQSKNQADMDETQEDSGQHSEGNEEAPAELALGEGGEENNSAGSCQLSTEMKAQMPPPKPPTTWTSAALKELKAKLRTEDDSVVTVYRGDIMTVHVPTVPEAKKVCWEFATDGYDIGFGIYFDWTPVTSRSITVHISESSDDEDEEEEPEGPVGNGDVEKGSKTQTNSNLAEILPVYRQDSHICVQGGSHDFPGEGTYLLKFDNSYSLWRNKTLYYRVYYSA